A single Lactuca sativa cultivar Salinas chromosome 8, Lsat_Salinas_v11, whole genome shotgun sequence DNA region contains:
- the LOC111884067 gene encoding putative UPF0481 protein At3g02645 translates to MENVDVELGDVDNIRDTVHILLGCVQKVLNGKVQFSPIYMAPTRLRNLSPNSFNPRVVSIGPLHKEDKSLQITEGEKYTYLHDLLSRLDSPPEQTLKACAKKVNASIDRIRACYNGMKTYSDVDLAKIMVMDACFILEFIFKLFRYGTSITYNRLFVRSVALDLVLIENQMPFFVLQDIFECTILKMDPEASLTTMLSYLLEYINPFSGNFNIENIGQETTHDHILGLLHKLYLPSHPKPSNVSSLPIAHSALELYRAGVKFQPNRNMTWPLAMDLKFCNCKHPIFSLFGAKPNLSIPVICINDVTEVVLRNLIVYEQYTPVYNYVTSYAMAMNMLVDTPVDICKLVESKVVINHLGSNEKAAKMMNTICKEVTFQDFYYTEQWENMDRYYNGYFPRNLAKLKRYYFSGPWHVIVLVGGILMFAITVVQTIFTIKPT, encoded by the coding sequence ATGGAAAATGTCGACGTAGAACTTGGAGATGTAGACAATATCCGTGACACTGTCCATATACTTCTTGGTTGTGTCCAAAAAGTGCTGAATGGTAAGGTGCAATTTTCACCCATTTACATGGCTCCAACTAGGCTCCGAAATCTCAGTCCCAATTCTTTCAATCCACGAGTGGTTTCTATTGGACCTCTGCACAAAGAAGATAAAAGCCTGCAAATAACTGAAGGAGAGAAATATACTTATCTGCATGATCTATTGTCCCGTTTAGATTCCCCACCTGAGCAAACACTGAAAGCATGTGCAAAGAAGGTGAATGCTTCAATAGATCGAATCAGAGCATGTTACAACGGGATGAAGACCTATAGTGACGTCGACCTTGCCAAAATAATGGTTATGGATGCTTGTTTCATACTAGAAttcattttcaagcttttccgataTGGCACATCAATTACCTACAACCGATTGTTTGTCAGGTCTGTTGCTCTAGACCTCGTGTTGATAGAAAATCAGATGCCTTTCTTTGTTCTTCAAGACATATTTGAGTGCACTATTTTGAAAATGGATCCAGAAGCCTCCCTTACAACTATGCTTAGTTATTTACTAGAATACATCAATCCCTTTTCAGGGAACTTTAATATCGAAAATATTGGCCAAGAAACAACTCATGATCATATTCTAGGCCTTCTTCACAAACTTTACCTGCCTTCACATCCTAAGCCATCAAACGTTTCCTCACTTCCAATAGCTCACTCAGCTCTAGAACTCTACAGGGCTGGAGTGAAATTTCAGCCTAATAGAAATATGACTTGGCCATTGGCCATGGACCTGAAATTCTGTAACTGTAAGCATCCAATCTTTTCCTTGTTTGGGGCTAAGCCAAATCTCAGTATTCCAGTAATCTGTATAAACGATGTCACCGAGGTGGTTTTGAGGAACCTGATTGTATACGAGCAATACACTCCAGTTTATAATTACGTGACCTCATATGCCATGGCAATGAATATGCTAGTTGATACTCCGGTGGATATTTGCAAGTTGGTAGAATCGAAAGTTGTTATAAACCATTTAGGTTCAAATGAAAAGGCTGCGAAAATGATGAACACAATATGCAAAGAAGTTACTTTTCAAGATTTCTATTACACTGAACAGTGGGAAAACATGGATAGATACTACAACGGTTACTTTCCTAGAAATCTAGCTAAGTTGAAGAGGTACTATTTCAGTGGTCCATGGCATGTCATTGTCCTAGTTGGTGGAATTCTGATGTTTGCTATTACTGTGGTTCAAACCATCTTTACTATCAAACCTACTTGA
- the LOC111884064 gene encoding uncharacterized protein LOC111884064, producing the protein MVLVENQIPFFILQDIFDSTILKSEPTASLTTLLLPLVQICNIFETSITANITPRLNFQDHILGFLENCFHPSRNNSPSEGLPSSAIHSAVELDRAGVIFKPNNPDEPWPMAMEFKSCPLACFSWCWGKPTLRIPVLLIDNFTELFLRNLIAYEHSSSSYKTHGYVTSYAMAMDMLVDTEEDIAKLIESKVVLNHLGSNEKAADMINSLCKQQPIRMFCYVDQWQDMDTHYNNYWPKNIAALKRTYFSSPWSMITLVGGIALFVLTVVQTIYAVRAR; encoded by the coding sequence ATGGTGCTCGTAGAAAACCAGATCCCTTTCTTTATTCTTCAAGACATATTTGATAGCACCATTTTAAAATCTGAACCTACAGCCTCACTTACTACCCTTTTGCTTCCACTTGTACAAATTTGCAACATCTTTGAAACAAGCATAACAGCCAATATCACCCCCCGTTTAAATTTTCAAGATCATATTCTCGGCTTTCTTGAAAATTGTTTCCATCCATCACGAAACAATTCCCCTTCAGAAGGATTACCAAGTTCAGCAATACATTCGGCTGTAGAACTTGACAGGGCAGGGGTGATCTTTAAGCCTAATAATCCAGATGAACCTTGGCCAATGGCCATGGAGTTCAAGTCTTGTCCATTGGCCTGCTTCTCCTGGTGTTGGGGTAAGCCTACTCTCAGAATCCCGGTATTGCTTATTGACAACTTCACTGAGTTGTTTTTAAGGAATCTCATTGCCTATGAACACTCCTCTTCCTCATATAAAACACATGGTTATGTTACCTCATATGCTATGGCGATGGATATGCTAGTGGATACTGAAGAAGACATTGCAAAGTTGATAGAATCAAAGGTCGTTCTCAACCATTTAGGCTCAAACGAAAAGGCTGCAGACATGATCAACAGCCTTTGCAAACAACAACCCATACGGATGTTTTGTTACGTTGATCAGTGGCAGGATATGGATACCCACTACAACAATTACTGGCCCAAAAATATTGCTGCTCTGAAGCGTACATATTTTAGTAGTCCATGGAGTATGATTACTCTTGTTGGAGGAATCGCTCTCTTTGTTCTTACAGTGGTTCAGACCATCTATGCTGTCCGTGCTAGATAG
- the LOC122195428 gene encoding secreted RxLR effector protein 161-like — MERPTVKHLQALKRIHRYIKGTLNYGLTYTKGESKVTLTGYSDSDFGKDMNDGKSTGGTTFYMNDNLVTWVSQKQCSVALSSCEAEFMAATMAACQGVWLRRLLTKITGKNMPHVALFIDNRSVLELMNNPMFHGRSKHIDIKYHFIRECVENGEIIVSHVCGMKQKADIYTKTMA, encoded by the coding sequence ATGGAGAGACCAACTGTCAAACATCTACAAGCACTAAAAAGGATACATAGATACATCAAGGGCACTCTTAACTATGGTTTGACTTATACCAAAGGAGAAAGCAAAGTTACTCTCACAGGGTACTCTGACAGTGACTTTGGAAAAGATATGAATGATGGAAAGAGCACAGGTGGGACAACATTCTATATGAATGACAATCTAGTGACATGGGTCTCACAAAAGCAATGCAGTGTAGCTTTGTCGTCCTGTGAAGCAGAGTTTATGGCAGCAACCATGGCAGCTTGCCAAGGTGTTTGGCTTCGGAGACTTCTCACTAAAATAACAGGGAAAAATATGCCACATGTAGCTCTGTTTATTGATAACCGCTCAGTTCTTGAATTGATGAACAACCCGATGTTCCATGGACGTAGCAAACACATCGACATaaagtatcactttattagagAATGTGTTGAAAATGGGGAGATAATAGTAAGTCATGTGTGTGGCATGAAGCAAAAGGCAGACATTTACACAAAGACAATGGCATGA